In the Chitinophagales bacterium genome, one interval contains:
- a CDS encoding IS256 family transposase: MNFTQEQMSEIFDEIAKKKDGYRELLKLSLESIMKAERQEFNKKHSDSSNGYRLSSVFAHRSKLELVIPRSRHHNFYPLILALIKDQDNESKELAFELYRAGLTTEQVGSMFNKIYGQSYSKAAISSMMQTAREDVFAWLERELEEEYPIIYIDATYWHTRRDDSVSNEAYYTILAVKKDTTREVLSIVNHPTEGSSNWEEAFLALKKRGMKKVQLVVCDGLQGIENVIKSVFPQAIVQLYTVHLTRNILAKVKPKHKAEVAADLKVVLNPDNPKDTPKQGIAKFHDFIDKWLKVYPSLNTYNAPRYHLYFNYLLYETDIRRMIYTTNWIERLNRTYKRTLRMRSSMPSPESVLFLIGSTAMDRKEYSYPIYQFKNSSKIKFE, from the coding sequence ATGAACTTTACACAAGAACAAATGTCAGAAATATTTGACGAAATTGCAAAGAAAAAGGATGGATACAGAGAACTACTAAAGCTTTCCTTAGAGTCGATAATGAAAGCGGAACGTCAGGAGTTTAACAAGAAACATTCTGATAGTTCAAATGGTTATAGATTGAGTAGCGTTTTTGCTCATCGAAGTAAATTAGAGTTAGTGATACCGAGAAGTCGCCATCATAATTTTTACCCGTTAATCCTTGCTCTGATAAAGGATCAGGATAATGAAAGTAAAGAACTAGCCTTTGAGCTATATAGGGCTGGATTGACGACAGAGCAGGTTGGCTCTATGTTCAATAAAATATATGGTCAATCCTATAGTAAAGCAGCTATAAGTTCTATGATGCAAACGGCTCGTGAGGATGTATTTGCCTGGCTAGAAAGAGAGCTAGAAGAAGAATATCCAATTATTTACATAGATGCTACCTATTGGCATACCAGAAGAGATGATAGTGTTTCCAACGAAGCCTATTATACCATTTTAGCAGTCAAAAAAGATACTACGAGAGAGGTTCTAAGTATTGTTAATCATCCTACAGAAGGTTCTAGCAATTGGGAAGAGGCATTTCTAGCATTAAAAAAGCGAGGAATGAAGAAAGTGCAATTAGTTGTTTGTGATGGATTGCAAGGAATAGAAAATGTGATTAAATCAGTCTTTCCTCAGGCTATTGTACAATTATACACTGTTCATTTAACTCGAAACATATTAGCCAAGGTGAAACCTAAGCATAAAGCGGAAGTAGCTGCTGATTTAAAGGTCGTATTGAATCCAGATAATCCTAAAGATACTCCAAAACAAGGAATAGCTAAGTTTCATGACTTTATTGATAAATGGCTCAAAGTATATCCTTCCTTGAATACATACAATGCTCCAAGGTATCATTTATACTTCAATTATCTACTTTATGAGACGGATATTAGGCGTATGATATATACCACCAATTGGATAGAAAGACTAAACAGAACCTACAAAAGAACCCTTAGAATGAGAAGTTCTATGCCAAGTCCAGAATCCGTATTATTCCTTATAGGCAGCACTGCTATGGACAGAAAAGAATATTCTTATCCTATTTACCAATTTAAAAACTCAAGCAAAATAAAATTTGAATGA